One Clostridiisalibacter paucivorans DSM 22131 genomic region harbors:
- the epsC gene encoding serine O-acetyltransferase EpsC, protein MFKEMKEDIEAIFERDPAARGLLEVLVCYPGLHAIIMHRIAHWFYNRKLFFIARVVSQISRFFTGIEIHPGAKIGKGLFIDHGMGIVIGETTEIGDNVTIYQGATLGGTGKEKGKRHPTIGNNVVISSGAKVLGPFKVGDNSKIGAGAVVLKEVPPDCTVVGIPGRIVVRGDKKVISMHKEVDLDQVSLPDPIAQELKCLQKRIISMEKTIYDGRRDLKNESV, encoded by the coding sequence GTGTTTAAAGAGATGAAAGAAGATATAGAAGCTATCTTTGAAAGAGATCCTGCTGCCAGAGGATTGCTAGAAGTGCTGGTATGTTATCCAGGTCTACATGCTATCATAATGCATAGAATAGCCCACTGGTTTTATAATAGAAAACTATTTTTTATAGCTAGAGTTGTATCTCAAATATCTAGATTTTTCACAGGGATTGAAATACATCCTGGAGCTAAAATAGGGAAGGGTCTATTTATAGATCATGGAATGGGAATAGTTATTGGAGAAACAACAGAGATAGGAGATAATGTAACAATATACCAAGGAGCAACATTGGGAGGTACAGGAAAGGAAAAGGGAAAAAGACATCCTACTATAGGGAACAATGTAGTTATAAGTTCAGGTGCTAAAGTATTAGGACCATTCAAGGTAGGAGATAATTCCAAGATAGGGGCAGGTGCTGTTGTATTGAAGGAGGTACCGCCAGATTGTACAGTTGTAGGCATTCCTGGAAGAATAGTAGTAAGGGGAGATAAGAAAGTAATTTCAATGCATAAAGAAGTAGATTTGGATCAAGTATCTTTACCTGATCCCATAGCCCAAGAGCTTAAATGTTTGCAAAAAAGAATAATAAGTATGGAAAAAACTATTTATGATGGAAGGAGAGATTTAAAGAATGAGAGTGTATAA
- a CDS encoding GntR family transcriptional regulator, with translation MTKDIYIDKDGMSSLTSRIFNILRDEILEGKYVEGQKLVESKLASKLGVSRTPVREGLKQLELEGLVESIPNKGVIVKGITTQDINDILNIRLAIEDLAVEWAMERMNDEELVQLKEIYDLMEFYTAKDDVDKILDLNTQFHEVIYKATKSRYLDNMLRDFQQYIKVIREKSIRTPGRLETALEEHRIIVESFVEKDVQKGKSALKKHITTLRNNSLNRIRDIYE, from the coding sequence ATGACTAAAGATATTTATATAGATAAAGATGGTATGAGTTCCTTAACTTCTAGGATATTCAATATATTACGAGATGAAATATTAGAAGGCAAATATGTGGAAGGTCAAAAACTTGTGGAAAGCAAATTAGCCAGCAAGTTGGGAGTTAGCAGGACGCCAGTTAGAGAGGGTTTAAAACAGTTGGAACTAGAAGGTCTTGTGGAAAGTATACCTAATAAAGGTGTGATTGTAAAGGGGATTACTACTCAAGATATAAATGATATATTAAATATTAGATTAGCTATAGAAGATTTGGCAGTTGAATGGGCTATGGAGAGAATGAATGATGAAGAGTTGGTCCAATTAAAGGAAATTTATGATTTAATGGAGTTTTACACTGCTAAGGATGATGTGGATAAGATATTGGACTTAAATACTCAGTTTCATGAAGTTATATATAAGGCTACCAAGAGTAGATATCTAGATAATATGCTTAGAGACTTTCAGCAGTATATAAAGGTCATAAGGGAAAAATCTATTAGAACTCCTGGGAGGTTGGAGACTGCACTGGAGGAACACAGAATTATAGTAGAATCTTTTGTGGAGAAGGATGTGCAAAAGGGAAAATCTGCATTGAAGAAGCATATAACTACCTTAAGAAATAATAGTTTAAATAGAATTAGGGATATATACGAGTAA
- a CDS encoding isocitrate/isopropylmalate dehydrogenase family protein: MTRVTLIPGDGIGPEVAFAAKEVVDATGVKIEWDIVNAGADTYKKTGSFIPKTLLESISKNRVVLKGPITTPIGKGFKSINVTLRQKFDTYANIRPLKSMPGTKGRFDNVDLVVFRENTEGLYAGIEHKINEDVTEAIKVITKKGSIRIVEEAFKYAKEQNRKKVTAVHKANIMKITDGLFLDCAKSVAKKYPDIEYEEKIVDNMCMQLVMYPEKYDILVMPNLYGDILSDLASGLVGGLGLVPGANIGSDIGIFEAVHGSAPDIAGKSLANPIACIMSSAMMLDYIDEKQAANRIRKAVWTVLEEGKWKTKDLGGNATTEEITNAICKKP, translated from the coding sequence ATGACTAGAGTTACATTAATACCTGGAGATGGAATAGGACCAGAGGTTGCCTTCGCTGCCAAAGAGGTGGTGGATGCCACTGGTGTAAAGATAGAGTGGGATATAGTAAATGCTGGAGCTGACACATATAAAAAAACAGGTAGTTTTATACCTAAGACTCTGTTGGAGAGTATATCTAAAAATAGAGTAGTATTAAAGGGCCCCATAACTACTCCCATAGGAAAGGGATTCAAAAGTATAAATGTAACATTGAGACAAAAGTTTGATACCTATGCTAATATAAGGCCATTAAAATCTATGCCTGGAACCAAAGGGCGGTTTGATAATGTAGATTTAGTAGTCTTTAGGGAAAATACTGAAGGGTTATATGCAGGTATAGAGCATAAGATAAATGAAGATGTAACAGAGGCCATAAAGGTCATAACGAAAAAGGGTTCTATAAGGATTGTGGAAGAGGCATTTAAATATGCAAAGGAACAGAATAGAAAAAAGGTGACAGCGGTGCATAAAGCTAATATAATGAAGATTACCGATGGTCTATTCTTAGATTGTGCTAAATCTGTAGCTAAAAAATATCCGGATATAGAATATGAAGAGAAGATAGTAGACAATATGTGTATGCAATTGGTTATGTATCCCGAAAAATATGATATATTAGTTATGCCTAATTTATATGGTGATATATTGTCTGATTTAGCTTCTGGTCTAGTAGGGGGATTGGGATTAGTGCCAGGGGCAAATATAGGATCGGATATAGGTATATTTGAAGCGGTACATGGAAGTGCCCCTGATATTGCTGGTAAGTCGTTGGCCAATCCAATAGCATGTATAATGTCTTCTGCTATGATGTTGGACTATATTGATGAAAAACAAGCTGCAAATAGGATTAGAAAGGCTGTATGGACTGTACTGGAAGAAGGGAAATGGAAGACTAAAGATTTAGGAGGAAATGCAACTACTGAGGAAATTACCAATGCAATATGTAAGAAGCCTTAA
- a CDS encoding sigma-54-dependent transcriptional regulator, producing MTNNYNFKILIVDDEVEYQEVLKIILEEKGYNVEVASSGKEALKILHKESFNLVLTDLIMDNMNGMELLEEVKKQNLDIEVILVTGYGTIENAVDAMKKGAYSYFVKGHSPEELLLEIEKVKKLTKLKSDNEFYKKKEICSNALLESNSKRVNRILEICEKVARSNVNVLIIGESGVGKEVLAKYIHMCSDRKKERFVPVNCQALSENLLESELFGHEKGAFTGALEKRIGRFEEANGGTLFLDEIGEIPIGTQTKLLRAIETKSIERVGNNKNIKIDIKLICATNRNIHQEIERGKFRTDLFYRINTILLELPPLRERTEDLHMFIKFFIDKCSREMKKKINKIENGVIDFLLNYDYPGNIRELKNIIERLVVLSDRGIIKAKDLPDYNYGKKYCEQDNIKSLKDIRKEAELEYIKVVLNRCKGNLTNTAKYLDISRRQLYNKLVEYNLN from the coding sequence GTGACAAATAATTATAATTTCAAAATACTTATTGTAGATGATGAGGTAGAGTACCAAGAGGTTTTAAAAATAATATTAGAAGAAAAGGGATATAATGTAGAAGTTGCAAGCTCTGGCAAAGAGGCATTAAAGATATTACATAAAGAGAGCTTTAATCTGGTATTGACAGATCTGATTATGGATAATATGAATGGTATGGAGTTACTTGAAGAAGTTAAAAAGCAGAATTTAGACATTGAGGTTATACTAGTTACTGGATATGGGACTATAGAGAATGCAGTAGATGCTATGAAAAAGGGTGCCTATAGCTATTTTGTAAAGGGTCATTCTCCTGAGGAACTGCTATTAGAAATTGAAAAGGTAAAAAAGCTTACAAAACTTAAAAGTGATAATGAATTTTATAAGAAAAAGGAAATCTGTTCAAATGCATTACTGGAAAGCAATAGTAAAAGAGTAAATAGGATATTGGAGATATGTGAAAAGGTGGCGAGGAGCAATGTAAATGTACTCATAATAGGAGAGTCTGGAGTTGGTAAGGAGGTATTGGCAAAATACATTCATATGTGTAGTGATAGAAAAAAGGAACGTTTTGTACCTGTGAATTGTCAAGCATTATCAGAAAATTTATTGGAATCAGAACTGTTTGGACATGAAAAAGGTGCATTTACTGGGGCTTTAGAAAAAAGAATAGGTAGATTTGAGGAAGCCAATGGGGGTACGCTGTTTTTAGATGAAATAGGAGAAATACCCATAGGTACACAGACTAAATTATTAAGGGCTATTGAGACCAAAAGTATAGAACGAGTAGGAAACAATAAGAATATTAAAATTGATATAAAACTTATCTGTGCAACCAATAGAAATATCCATCAAGAAATAGAAAGGGGAAAATTTAGAACAGATTTATTTTATAGAATAAATACTATACTGTTAGAATTACCTCCTTTAAGGGAAAGAACAGAAGATTTACATATGTTTATAAAGTTTTTCATAGATAAATGTAGTAGAGAGATGAAAAAGAAGATAAATAAAATAGAAAATGGAGTAATAGACTTTTTATTAAATTATGATTATCCTGGAAATATTAGAGAGTTGAAAAATATTATAGAGAGACTTGTAGTATTATCTGATAGAGGTATTATAAAGGCCAAAGATCTTCCTGATTATAATTATGGTAAAAAATATTGTGAACAAGATAATATCAAATCATTGAAGGATATAAGAAAAGAAGCTGAATTAGAATATATAAAGGTAGTCTTAAATCGATGCAAGGGTAATTTGACAAATACAGCTAAATACTTAGATATTAGTAGAAGGCAACTATATAATAAATTAGTAGAATATAATTTGAATTAA
- a CDS encoding Mini-ribonuclease 3 yields the protein MCSEKNIKRTWESREAKMLSPLQLAYIGDAVYEVLIRTYLIENMNVSVKELHVEAIKFVKAKAQADIIHSLEDYLTEEEWSIVKRGRNAKSNTVPKNANISDYRYATGFEALIGYLYLIDNKERIYELFERIISR from the coding sequence ATGTGTAGTGAAAAGAATATTAAACGAACTTGGGAGAGTAGAGAAGCTAAGATGCTTTCTCCTTTACAATTGGCATATATTGGAGATGCTGTATACGAAGTATTAATTAGAACGTATCTAATAGAAAATATGAATGTGTCAGTAAAGGAATTACATGTGGAGGCTATAAAGTTTGTAAAGGCTAAGGCTCAAGCGGATATAATTCACAGTTTAGAAGACTATTTGACAGAAGAAGAATGGAGTATAGTAAAGAGGGGAAGAAATGCCAAGTCCAACACTGTTCCTAAAAATGCAAATATATCTGATTATAGATATGCCACAGGGTTTGAGGCATTAATAGGGTATTTGTATCTGATAGATAATAAAGAACGCATATATGAATTGTTTGAAAGGATAATATCAAGGTAG
- the gltX gene encoding glutamate--tRNA ligase encodes MSDIRVRFAPSPTGYLHIGGLRTALYNYLFAKKNNGKFVLRIEDTDRTRYVEGAIENLINALEWSGIQHDEGVVTKDSKITQIGEYGPYIQSERLQIYKKYIDELIESGHAYYCFCTKERLDEVREYQKAQGKIPRYDGYCRSIDIDEAKKRIANGEEYTVRLKLPHSRDIEFQDLVRGKVTINTSDMDDQVLLKSDGFPTYHFAVVVDDHLMNITHIVRGEEWLPSTPKHVYLYEAFGWDAPQYVHLPTVLNKDKKKLSKRQGDVSVEDFRKRGYLPEALVNYLALVGWSPESNKEIFSMDELIDEFSFERVSKTGGVFDKDKLNWINGQYIRKSDLDRITRLCIPYLLESGYIDESHVKEQYDWIKTMVSTVQESLSYLSEIPEKVKIYFEDEIHPEDQKAEDILKNEGVQSLFDAFKEELDSIESIDHEFAKTIFKKIQKKTGIKGKNLYMPIRVMLTGQVHGPEMVNIILVLGKDKILNRIKYVEENLL; translated from the coding sequence ATGTCTGATATAAGAGTGAGGTTTGCCCCTAGTCCTACAGGGTATTTACATATCGGAGGATTGAGAACTGCTTTATATAATTATTTATTCGCTAAAAAAAATAATGGTAAATTTGTGTTGAGAATTGAAGATACAGATAGAACTAGATATGTTGAAGGGGCTATTGAGAATCTAATAAATGCATTGGAATGGTCAGGGATACAACATGATGAAGGCGTAGTTACGAAAGACAGTAAAATAACACAAATAGGAGAATATGGACCATATATACAGTCAGAGAGGTTACAGATATATAAGAAATATATAGATGAACTTATTGAAAGTGGTCATGCATATTATTGTTTTTGTACCAAGGAAAGATTAGATGAAGTTAGGGAATACCAAAAGGCACAAGGTAAGATACCAAGATATGATGGATACTGTAGAAGTATAGATATAGATGAAGCTAAGAAAAGGATAGCTAACGGTGAAGAGTATACAGTACGATTAAAATTACCCCATAGCAGAGATATAGAATTTCAAGATTTAGTAAGGGGTAAGGTTACTATAAATACCAGTGATATGGATGATCAGGTATTATTGAAATCTGATGGATTTCCCACATATCACTTTGCTGTGGTTGTTGATGATCATTTGATGAATATAACCCATATAGTTAGAGGAGAGGAATGGCTTCCTTCTACACCTAAACATGTATATCTGTATGAAGCATTTGGTTGGGATGCACCACAGTATGTACATCTTCCCACTGTATTAAACAAAGATAAGAAAAAATTAAGTAAAAGACAGGGCGATGTGTCGGTAGAAGATTTCAGAAAGAGGGGATACCTACCTGAGGCATTAGTGAACTATTTGGCCCTTGTTGGATGGAGTCCTGAATCTAATAAGGAAATATTTAGTATGGATGAATTGATAGATGAGTTTTCATTTGAAAGAGTTTCTAAGACTGGTGGAGTATTTGATAAAGATAAGCTAAACTGGATAAATGGACAATATATAAGAAAAAGTGATTTAGATAGGATAACTAGATTATGTATACCATATCTTTTAGAATCAGGATATATAGATGAATCCCATGTAAAGGAACAGTACGATTGGATAAAAACTATGGTGTCTACAGTACAAGAAAGCCTATCTTATTTATCAGAGATACCAGAAAAAGTAAAGATATATTTTGAAGATGAAATACACCCTGAAGATCAAAAGGCAGAGGATATATTAAAAAATGAAGGAGTACAGTCATTGTTCGATGCCTTCAAGGAAGAATTAGATAGTATTGAGTCTATTGATCATGAATTCGCTAAAACCATATTTAAAAAAATCCAAAAGAAAACAGGAATAAAGGGAAAAAATCTTTATATGCCTATAAGAGTAATGTTGACTGGACAGGTACATGGACCAGAGATGGTTAATATAATACTAGTATTAGGTAAAGATAAGATACTTAATAGAATAAAGTATGTAGAAGAAAATTTACTGTAA
- a CDS encoding transporter substrate-binding domain-containing protein: MKKHNKLLTIFVLIFIIIAFFITLFIEIVYDTSLVDYFKSSKPLTKEEKDWLKNHGNIIYCADQNAPPLRYVDEQDGQYKGIVIDYINALSIELGTEIEIKPMVWENALSSLAKGETDICDMFKSQNRQKKYLFSEPILYNLRGVILTSDSHNDINTYDDLQGGRVAAPKGEYAVEYLQSKVDDIDYHFTKDIYNAILLLEEGKVDAVIGDESVISYFISNMDLSSEMLIIDPPMYVRQCVFGVPKDNPILLKILNKGIFNLRKKRITEKIQQKWFGISDQLSEPKKRIGTQFIIIILIIVVIYAVITYLFYSWNMTLKKEVKKRTEELYMSKKDLQTTFDALTHYMVLVDKDKKIVNTNKVFCELVNRNKEDIIGVEFVKLNERFKKQNIKDIIDDTFRYKKEQKSEFEHEDRIYDVATFPLKDNEKNIIKVLLMIKDITENRIGEKQLLQTNKMVAIGQLAAGVAHEIRNPLGLIRNYIYVLKMKLNMDDTNIKKAIEKIETSVNRASNIINNLLNFSRISGNRKESINIKRFIKNVLELERKIMEKNKIEFRLRCEDMIVNINQESLKHIIINLVTNAIDAMPQGGKLDVKCEKTKDNLYIWCRDTGIGIEKKDLDNIFNPFFTTKGVGKGTGLGLYILYTEVEKFGGDIQVFSEVLKGTTFKVHLPLKE; this comes from the coding sequence GTGAAAAAACATAATAAACTACTTACTATATTTGTTTTAATTTTCATAATTATAGCTTTTTTTATTACCCTATTTATTGAGATAGTTTATGATACAAGCTTAGTAGATTATTTTAAGAGTTCTAAACCTTTAACTAAGGAAGAAAAGGATTGGCTTAAAAATCATGGCAATATAATTTATTGTGCCGATCAGAATGCACCACCATTGAGATACGTAGATGAGCAAGATGGACAATACAAAGGCATAGTAATAGACTATATAAATGCCCTTTCCATTGAGTTAGGTACAGAAATAGAGATTAAACCAATGGTGTGGGAAAACGCTCTCTCAAGTCTGGCCAAGGGTGAAACAGATATCTGTGACATGTTTAAAAGTCAAAATAGACAGAAAAAATACTTGTTTTCAGAGCCTATTTTATATAATTTGAGGGGAGTTATCTTAACATCAGATTCACACAATGATATAAATACATATGATGATTTGCAAGGGGGAAGAGTTGCTGCTCCCAAAGGCGAATATGCTGTTGAGTACTTACAGTCCAAAGTAGATGATATAGATTATCATTTTACTAAAGATATATATAATGCTATTTTACTTTTAGAAGAGGGAAAGGTAGATGCAGTTATAGGAGATGAGTCTGTTATAAGTTATTTTATATCCAATATGGATTTATCTTCTGAAATGTTGATAATAGATCCTCCCATGTATGTGAGGCAATGTGTTTTTGGAGTCCCTAAGGACAACCCTATTTTGTTAAAGATATTAAATAAGGGTATCTTTAATCTAAGAAAGAAAAGAATTACAGAAAAAATACAGCAAAAGTGGTTTGGTATATCTGACCAGCTTTCTGAGCCTAAAAAAAGGATTGGGACCCAGTTCATAATAATAATTCTTATTATTGTTGTTATATATGCAGTAATAACATATTTGTTCTATTCTTGGAATATGACATTGAAAAAAGAGGTCAAGAAGAGGACAGAAGAGTTATATATGAGTAAAAAGGATCTTCAAACCACATTTGATGCACTAACCCATTATATGGTTCTAGTTGATAAAGATAAAAAGATAGTTAATACAAATAAGGTCTTTTGTGAATTGGTGAATAGAAATAAAGAAGATATAATTGGTGTTGAATTTGTAAAGTTAAATGAGAGATTTAAAAAACAAAATATAAAAGATATCATAGATGATACTTTTAGATATAAAAAAGAGCAAAAAAGTGAATTTGAACATGAAGATAGAATATATGATGTAGCCACATTTCCATTAAAAGATAATGAGAAAAATATTATAAAGGTTCTATTGATGATTAAAGATATAACTGAAAATAGGATTGGTGAGAAACAACTATTGCAGACTAATAAAATGGTTGCTATAGGACAATTGGCAGCAGGTGTGGCCCATGAAATAAGAAATCCCTTAGGATTAATTAGGAATTATATCTATGTGTTGAAGATGAAACTTAATATGGATGACACAAATATAAAAAAAGCCATAGAAAAAATAGAAACTTCGGTCAATAGGGCGAGTAATATCATAAATAATTTGTTGAATTTTTCTAGAATATCAGGAAATAGAAAAGAATCAATCAATATTAAGAGATTTATAAAAAATGTATTAGAATTGGAACGAAAGATAATGGAGAAAAATAAAATTGAATTTCGATTACGATGTGAAGATATGATAGTAAATATAAATCAAGAATCACTAAAGCATATAATAATAAATTTAGTAACTAATGCAATAGATGCCATGCCTCAAGGGGGAAAATTAGATGTAAAATGTGAAAAAACAAAGGATAATCTCTATATATGGTGTAGAGACACAGGTATAGGAATTGAAAAGAAAGATTTGGATAATATATTTAATCCCTTTTTTACAACGAAGGGAGTTGGAAAAGGGACGGGGTTAGGTCTTTATATATTATACACTGAAGTTGAAAAATTTGGAGGTGATATACAGGTTTTCAGTGAGGTGCTAAAGGGTACTACATTTAAAGTACATTTACCATTGAAGGAGTGA
- the cysS gene encoding cysteine--tRNA ligase has translation MRVYNTLTRKKEEFNPIDPKRVTIYVCGPTVYNYIHVGNARPMVVFDVLRRYLKYRGHGVEYVVNFTDVDDKIINKANEKSITSKEVAEKFINEYLIDSKGLLIDEPDTKHPKATEHIDDIVNFVKTLIDKGYAYAVDGNVYFDINKIENYGKLSKKNIEELMSGARIEVNSDKKNPMDFVLWKKEKPGEPSWDSPWGKGRPGWHIECSVMARKYLGDTIDIHAGGHDLEFPHHENEIAQSESLTGKPFANYWMHNAMINVENQKMSKSKMNFFTVRDIGKEFDLEVLRYFILSSHYRSPINFSKDILEQYKNGLDRLYNGKNNLEYLLDICSENGEVPGDYKEELQKFKDKFINSMEDDLNTADALAAIFELVKYANSTLDDKTDKAVVKNIYDLLIELTGVLGLLVKKDEILDEEILELIEKRNTARKEKDYKLADEIRDHLKEKGIVLEDTPQGVKWKRI, from the coding sequence ATGAGAGTGTATAATACATTGACAAGAAAGAAAGAGGAATTTAATCCCATTGACCCCAAAAGAGTTACTATATATGTTTGTGGTCCTACAGTGTATAACTATATACATGTGGGCAATGCTAGACCTATGGTTGTATTTGATGTCCTTAGAAGGTATCTAAAGTATAGGGGGCATGGAGTGGAGTATGTAGTTAATTTTACTGATGTAGATGATAAAATAATAAATAAAGCAAATGAAAAAAGCATTACATCGAAAGAAGTGGCAGAAAAGTTTATTAATGAATATTTAATAGATTCAAAGGGATTATTAATTGATGAACCTGATACAAAGCATCCCAAAGCTACAGAGCATATAGATGATATAGTTAATTTTGTAAAAACATTGATAGATAAAGGATATGCCTATGCTGTAGATGGAAATGTATATTTTGATATAAATAAGATTGAGAATTATGGTAAATTGTCTAAAAAGAATATAGAAGAATTAATGTCTGGAGCCAGAATAGAAGTAAACAGTGATAAGAAAAATCCTATGGATTTTGTATTGTGGAAAAAAGAAAAGCCTGGAGAGCCTTCATGGGATAGTCCATGGGGAAAGGGCAGACCTGGTTGGCATATAGAATGCTCTGTTATGGCTAGAAAATATTTAGGAGATACTATAGATATTCATGCTGGTGGTCATGATTTAGAGTTTCCGCATCATGAAAATGAAATAGCTCAGAGTGAAAGTTTAACTGGGAAACCATTTGCCAACTACTGGATGCACAATGCAATGATAAACGTTGAAAATCAAAAGATGTCTAAATCTAAAATGAATTTTTTCACTGTAAGGGATATTGGCAAAGAATTTGATTTAGAGGTGTTGAGGTATTTCATATTATCATCCCACTATAGGAGCCCAATAAACTTTAGCAAGGATATTTTAGAGCAATATAAAAATGGATTGGATAGATTATACAATGGAAAAAATAATCTGGAATATCTTTTAGATATATGTAGTGAAAATGGAGAGGTACCTGGTGATTATAAAGAAGAATTACAGAAATTTAAAGATAAATTTATAAACAGCATGGAAGATGATTTGAATACAGCTGATGCATTGGCAGCCATATTTGAGTTAGTAAAATATGCAAATTCTACTCTGGATGATAAGACTGATAAAGCAGTAGTAAAAAATATATATGATTTATTGATAGAGCTTACTGGAGTATTGGGATTATTGGTAAAAAAAGACGAGATATTGGATGAAGAGATATTAGAGTTGATAGAAAAAAGGAATACAGCAAGAAAAGAAAAGGATTATAAATTGGCAGATGAGATAAGAGATCATCTAAAGGAAAAGGGAATAGTCTTGGAAGATACTCCTCAAGGAGTAAAATGGAAGAGGATTTAA